A window of Desmospora profundinema genomic DNA:
CCCCATCGATCCGTTTTTTTGGTAAGCTTATGGTACCAATAGCTTCTTAGGGACGGGGCGGAGCGATGAGAGCATGGATAAGGACCGGATGGGTCACCCTCTTCATACTGATCCTGTTGGTGGCTTGCCAGCCGCCAGGGATGGAAAAAGGGCCGGATCCTGCCAGGGAGGAACCGGTGGAAAAGGGAAAAGCGACAGTGGAGAAACAATGGGTCGTCAAATGGAAGCGGGATGAGCCGGATCCCCGTTTCCTGGAGTCTGTTCGTGTCCTGCACCGTTCAGATGAGAATGATGGAGTGACCATGCTGGTGGAGTTGAGGAAAGGAGTGAAAGAGGAGGGATGGTTGGAACGGTGGTCCGCACATGAGCAGATTGAGTTTATTCATCCCAATCAAACCTATAAGGTGGAACAGCGCGATTTGGCAGACGCTCGCACACAGGATCGCTACTACCTGGAACGGATTCGTGCCGCAGATGCATGGGAAGCCATGGATTGGCCCGTTCAATCCCGAGTCATTGTGGCGGTGGTGGATACAGGAGTCGAAATGAATCATCCGTCTTTAAAGCCTTACTTGGTTCCCGGAGTCAATTTACGGGATCCAACCCAGCCGCCGCAAGATTATATGGGGCACGGCACTCATGTCGCCGGGGTGATTGCCGAGGTCTGGAACGGATGGAAACGGGGGGCGGATCCGGGAGGGTCCGCTCGAATAATGCCGGTGAAAGTGATGAGTGATGGCAAAGACGGAGATGTTTACTTTACGGCTGAAGGGATCCGGGAAGCCGTTCGCCGCCATGCTGATATCGTGGTGTTGGCACAGGGGAGTTGGACCTATTCCGAAACCATGGCGGATGCTGTTCGGTATGCGGAGGAAGAAGGCGTCCTGGTGGTGGCGGCTACAGGAAACGCCAGCATCGATCAGAATCAGGATATCGTCTATAATTACCCCATCTATTATCCCGCCGCTTTTCCCGAAGTCCTGGGTGTGGGATCAGTCGGGAGAGACGGAAAAGTGGTCTCTACTTCCAATGGAGGTCCTGGAATCGATGTAGTGGCACCGGGGGAAGCCATCGTGGCCGCCGTGCCCGGGGGCGGAGAAAAAGCCGATTCGGGCACTTCCTTTGCCGCTCCGCAGGTGGCGGCGTTAGCGGCATTAATCAAGGGGCAGGATCCCACAATCAAACCGCGGGATATCCGTACGCTGATTCGGCAGTCGGCACAATCCGGGGGGGAAGATCGCTGGAACGAATGGGAAGGGTATGGAGAGATCGATGTGTTGGCCGCCCTGACCCAGAAGGTGAAGCCGGATATGTTTGAGCCCAATGATTTTTTCGAAGAAGCGATGCCTATGTCCAGGGATCAGCGGTTGGAAGCGGTGTTGTCGGGAAGTCAGGATACAGACTGTTTCCGGATTATGACTCCCTATGAGGGAGTGCTGACCCTGCGGGTGACGGGAAAGAAAGAAGGAATGCGTTCCGTCACGTTGCGCGGTTCGGGGCCGGGGGAAGAACCGGTGGAATACGAGGGAGAGGAATTGACAGAAATTCATGTGAACGTGGACCAATATGAGTGGACTTTTTGTCTGTCCATCCGAGATGATCGGGATTGGGCGTATTCGTTGAGCAATGAATTTCGTCTCCAACCGGACGAGTATGAAAACAATGACCAGCGGTGGAGTGCGTTTAAGGTGAACGTTGCTCCCGGATTTTCCTCTTTCCAGGGAACGTTTCACAAAGAAAGGGATTACGACTGGTTTCGTCTCGATTTTAACGAACCCGGAACCTTGCGTCTCCGGGTGGATAGTTGGACTCCAAGGGGCGACCCTGTTCTTTATCTGCAGGAATCGGGGAGCTGGAAGGGGATCAAGGTGGATGAAGAATCGGAAGGAAGACCGGAAGAAGTGGAGCTGGATGTGGAAACGGGGAGTTTGTTTGTACGTGTCTCCGATTACGGACTGAATGCCATTGCTGACCCATACCTGTTAATGGTGGAGTTTCAACCGGAAACCAGGGATGAGTATGAACCCAACGACACTTCCCGTCAAGCCACCCCGCTGCCCAGTGAAAAGGAGATTCGGGGACGGTTGGCGGGGGGATCGGACCTGGATTGGTTCACTTTCGTTCTGGATGAAACGGAACAAGTCCGTTTTCATTTTACGTTGGACGAGGGGGCTTCCCGTTCGGTAACGGTGGCGTTGTATGATCAAGATCTCCGAGCGAGGGAAATGTTGGTACTCGATCCTGAAAATCCGGAAGGTAAGATGACGGCTTCGTTAGCGCCAAACCGTTATTTTCTCCGTTTTTCGGGGGAAGGGGAAGAAGAGCGGGGATACCGGTTTCGGCGGGTAGAGTGATGGTTGCGTTCCTGTAAGTGGATCGCTCGTGGAGAGTGCTGGAAGAAAAAGAGGGGACATCCCCTCTTTCCCTTGTCATGGATGCCCTTTTCTTGTATTCTGGTAATGATTTTGTGCGAGAAGCATGAAAGATCAATGGCTAACCCGCACCAATTTCGGTCAGCGGGACCGTCTTTCCCTCAGGGAAGGATCTTTTTCATATGGATAGAGGCATTCATGAGAAGGAGGAGAAACAGTGTCAGCAAACCTTCGCCGCAGTTTGTTCACGTCGGAATCGGTTACTGCAGGGCATCCTGATAAAGTATGTGACCAGATCTCCGATGCGGTATTGGACGAAATTCTTTCCCGGGATCCCAATGCCCGGGTTGCTTGTGAAACATCGGTCACCACTGGTTTGGTATTGGTGGCTGGGGAAATATCCACCACTTGTTATGTAGACATCCCTAAAATTGTGAGGGACACGATTCGAACGATCGGTTACACCCGTGCCAAGTATGGGTTTGATGCGGAGACCTGCGCGGTTCTGACCTCCATCGATGAACAATCAGCCGATATTGCCGCTGGGGTGGATGAAGCTCTGGAAAAACGGGAAGGCAGTATGACGGAGGAAGAGATTGAAGCCATTGGTGCCGGTGACCAGGGTTTGATGTTCGGGTTTGCCACTGATGAAACTCCGGAATTGATGCCATTACCGATT
This region includes:
- a CDS encoding S8 family peptidase, which gives rise to MRAWIRTGWVTLFILILLVACQPPGMEKGPDPAREEPVEKGKATVEKQWVVKWKRDEPDPRFLESVRVLHRSDENDGVTMLVELRKGVKEEGWLERWSAHEQIEFIHPNQTYKVEQRDLADARTQDRYYLERIRAADAWEAMDWPVQSRVIVAVVDTGVEMNHPSLKPYLVPGVNLRDPTQPPQDYMGHGTHVAGVIAEVWNGWKRGADPGGSARIMPVKVMSDGKDGDVYFTAEGIREAVRRHADIVVLAQGSWTYSETMADAVRYAEEEGVLVVAATGNASIDQNQDIVYNYPIYYPAAFPEVLGVGSVGRDGKVVSTSNGGPGIDVVAPGEAIVAAVPGGGEKADSGTSFAAPQVAALAALIKGQDPTIKPRDIRTLIRQSAQSGGEDRWNEWEGYGEIDVLAALTQKVKPDMFEPNDFFEEAMPMSRDQRLEAVLSGSQDTDCFRIMTPYEGVLTLRVTGKKEGMRSVTLRGSGPGEEPVEYEGEELTEIHVNVDQYEWTFCLSIRDDRDWAYSLSNEFRLQPDEYENNDQRWSAFKVNVAPGFSSFQGTFHKERDYDWFRLDFNEPGTLRLRVDSWTPRGDPVLYLQESGSWKGIKVDEESEGRPEEVELDVETGSLFVRVSDYGLNAIADPYLLMVEFQPETRDEYEPNDTSRQATPLPSEKEIRGRLAGGSDLDWFTFVLDETEQVRFHFTLDEGASRSVTVALYDQDLRAREMLVLDPENPEGKMTASLAPNRYFLRFSGEGEEERGYRFRRVE